gatcatcaagtttaacattctgactaagtttcatgaagatacagtcataaatatggcctctagagtcacaagcttttcctctgatttgacctggtgacctagtttttgacccccacctaaacccagatttaaacctgagctatagatcatcaagattaacatttttgaccaagtttcattaagatatggtcataaatgtggcctctacagtgtaaactagcttttcctttgatttgaccgggtgacctagtttttgatcctacatgacccagattcaaactggaccttaagatcatcaatattaacattctgaccacgactttattgaggataacactctgatcaagtttcattaagattgggccaaaattgtgacctctagagtgttaacaagctttttctttgatctgacctggtgacctagtttttgaccccagatgacccaatagcaaactcgtccaagattttattgagggtaacattctaacaaagtttcattaagattgggccaaaaatgtgacctctagagtgttaacagtcaaattgttgacgacggacacagggcgatcacaaaagctcacctttgagcactttgtgctcaggtgagctaaaaatattgaaCCTCGTAAACATActccaaatttcaaatttgcgaaattttgacccaaagAAAATATGTGCTTTAAGGATTAGTTATGTTGACTTTGGCAAGTAACTAAAAACTGGCTCTTAATACGATTCCCAACTACTGTAAAATCGTTTAATTTCATGagcattaaatttcgtggttttggtcaaaacggccaTTTCGTgtggatatgaattcatggatttcaacttttgaacataaaacgaATGGGAAATTTACAtgttcattgggatttaattttgtggaattactcaaccatgaaaattagtcccccacgaatattaatgattcagaactagatgtgtgtcctgTAAGAAATCTACACAATCTTCAACTTACTCACCTGGTAAATTTGTTATAACCAATGTTCTTTTGTCCAGTGTCTCTATAGTTTTCTGAAATCCACACAGTGCTTCAACAAGCTGTAATTCCATTTCCATAATCAAATCCAAACCGTTACGTCGGAAAGTTTTATGCTCCTTCTCGTCAAGAACAATTATTATGTCCCCTGGTTCCAATCCGGGCTCTTGGTCACCTTCTCCCGTAAATCGGATATTTTCCCCGTCCTTCATACCTGAAAGTCAAATATTTTCCAAGAATTAGAAATACAGTCTTGataatattcattttcaacaagCAACATTATTTCAGATGGTCAAATTCAATTTAAATGCAAaggttgtgaattacttttaacCAACATCTTAATTCTTATGACATTTTTCAAACACTTTTATAGTATGTTTGGTAACAGAATTATTGAATGAACaaacagtttatttatttgtttatttgggttttacggcgcaccaacacagtataggttatatggccccaaacaggactacaaattttggtttcacatctcatttacatcgaaataaaaacacgaggtatggaatcaaaatttgcatacctgctggaatcacagagttacagcaaaaccaagtgttaagaccaaACAGACCACTTACACTGGGTTGGATCCTATtacaaatgttttgtaaaatttaatatgaaagtattcaaaaagcagactatttcatttcattttaatataatttctttttacatttgcatctgttaaatatttggacatttcaaaaatctaaaccaaaaggCAAAGTTTTTAAGCAAATGTGTACAATCaaaattcattaatttcaaatctaaagggaggtaatgattTTAAAATGCATTTCGACTGAATATTTTGACTAAATATGTATTTGGCAATGTCATTCTTTTATACCAAGACTTTTTTGTTTGATCTAGTCTCAGtgacacagtttaggtcataAGATGACATTCAGAGCTTGTGAAGAATTAAGACATCAGCTGCACTTCTGGGTTTGGCTTAAGGCATTGGCTGGcgccagggtagaaccaccaaccttctgtaagccagcttgatgaaGTATTATACACCCAAAGTGCGATTTCAAACCATTATCAATGTGGGTGATTTGGTGAGAAAAAAATTAACCACTTAGCcatcaaaataattattaagagggaaaaaaaacgaaaatcaaacattcttaaaatgataaatacctTTGTCGACATGGACCTCCAATATTTTGTGATCATCCACCACTTTTTTTCCGAGACATCTCTTACATCTTAGTTTTGGATTAATTTGCTCCCCTTTTCCTGAACACTCCGAGCACACTGACTGCATCTGTTGAACCATCCCTGTCCCGAGCTGTCTTATGTGTACTTGCATACCGGTACCTTtacaatttgaacatttttcGACAGCGCCTTCCTTCCCGCCTTTACCTAATTAGGATTAAAGGAAGAAAAGTCtttcactttttaaataaaaatttgcatcTACTTAACTAAATATTCTCTTTCTTAACAGCAGTACTTActacaaatatttaaacatagCTAATATTTACATCAGGTATGTGctatgaaaacgaaaagaaaaattgCTACTTATATTctctgaaacatttttttttattttctgggcTAACAAAATTCCTGTTTAtgatcaaaattgatattttgtggGGAAGCAAATTTCTGGATTTAAACTTTGAACACGAAATGAACAGGAAGTTTACTTGactgttgggatttaatttcaaaGATTTATTCAACCGTGAAATCcataaaaactagagctgcttttgagaaaagcacatgtctcccacaactgcctaatcatctgaatagtagtgtAAGAtttgatgagaaatgttcgagcgtaaaccctactccctatatattcttaattcccaatcagactttcagtgctttgattatcaaaaacaactcATCTGACTGCTTTGATtcaacccaatcagactttcagtgctttgatacaacccaatcagactttcagtgctttgattatcaaaaaacaatgtttcaagggccataattctgaagtgcctgggccgatttggctagttatcgaacttggccgaggacttatgggaTATTCCATGCTCTGGAGAGCTCAAatcaaatcacaaaaaaaaaatcactaagaaATTTACCACtatatcaacatattatttttatacaaaccATCACATTTGGCACAGATAACTTTTTTTTGTCAACTGTGCCTACTGTATTGAAATTTATTTCCAGCTAGCGTGCTAATAGTAAGGACAGtcaatatatcaatgaaaaactCGCATATTATTAACCATgggaaaacatcattttaaacgAAGAAATGTATGCCAGATGAAATGTAGGTCTCATGGAGGGCTCCGAGGATGGTAGTgggttctttttcatttttataacacagctttaataatttcaatttatgGCTAAAATACACTTTCCTTGagtaaaataggaaaaaaataattCCTTACAGAAAACTTTGATTTGATTTGTTCTATGAAAAATGTTGTGTTTATGGCATATAGCCACATCATTTTACCAGGTAAAGTAATGAACATTCATAAATATTCAGAATTATGTGTGAAGCACATAAATAGTATCATATCTAGACATGTTGTCTTTAAAGAAACTCGAATGTAAAGGTGTCAGTTaggtacaacctctccagagcggccctctcttaagcaaaaacctctttaTAACAACATCATATTTTCCCTTAGCTTAAGAttaatatactatcaaatttacctctccagaacaacaacctctacataacagtcgaTATGTGTATCTCCCAAAggatgttgctctacagaggttggaCTGTAAATTATAATTCCATAAGGTACATTCGGATATAAATAAGTGCAATATTGATCCATTTGTAAAATCTCCCAGGCCTGCCTTTACAGCGAGAGGTAAACTAAGGACTACTTTAAATAATATGATCATTATATCCGTTTTAGCTTTACACAATGAGACGCGAAAGTTTGCAGAATAAGTCTGTCAACGCAAATGATCAACAATATCTACGAGTTGTTTCCCTTGGTATACACCACCATACACTTCATCTATAAAATACAGGCTTTCCTGCTGGATCTTTCCATACattgtttgatttgtaatacctctACAAAAAATGAGAAGAATGATTTTAGTGGAACATACTCTTATTTAATCTAATTTCCTTTCAATACTGCCGgacatgccattttgtttaaaaaagaattgCATTACGTAGCTTCGAATCCAAATGCATTATCctgaaatgtttatatttgttcaCTTTTTAGTACGGTTCTAAACTTTCTAAAACAAGTTTCCCAACCAAAATAAGACCCACTTTATGACAGTTCCAAAACAGATAATATCAATGTTTCTCTATTAGAATTGCACATAGTGTAGAGACCGTTTGATAACAGCATTAGGTTCAATATATGttttgtaaaagatattttgGCATTTCAATTTTAATTGCCGTGCCTTTAAAAATGCAAACTACATGTATCTATATAAGCCTACGTTGTTCAAAAGACAATTCTATTTAATGGTCCTAAGCTGATTTGAATAAGTATGTTGTGCAATTGCTTCCAAACATTTCTCGTGTACTTATGTTAGTTTtgtacgtttgataaaccgaaagtaatAACGTGACGTTATTTATCCAATGCCTGGACTTGGCATACGGATTGTGAAATCAATGGCAAACcatgaataaatttataaaaatggcaATGTTACTATGAACTTAGTGGCAACCCATGGGTAATTCAATAAAATGGCCATGCtactatattttaaaagattaaatacaGTCGACATAtgcattgtattaagagaccacccaagggactgctaagaagtggtctcttaatggaatggtctcttaatgaatttcagtcaaatgaaaaggaaagttatttttaactgttaatgcaACTGTATTTaatatgaacatacatgtatgatttcaaaatctgttttatcatCGTGAACACATGTCCAAGTCCACAAATCGTGAAAATTATGACTACATTGTTTGTCAGTTTggctgatacaaaggttaattgcattcagttacgtgcaaaacgtactcgctattTATACAGATGAAGAAATGCATGGTAGAATTTTGATACCCGGTCGCtaaatagatacttttgtcgaatattttacctgtcgggactacattatatgtggtcgctagtcgtttattAAAAAGGTCGCCTAATGGAATGAATtcatatactgaaaacgttcgggagggattttgactgatCGTTTAATacaaaatcgcttaatagaggtggtcgcaagtacgatgtcgactgtatggTATTAAAACTTGACACATCAAATAAgtccaaaaatgtttaaaatacacatttatttcaccatattattcatattatattatgtttatttacggCCTGAGAAGTTCTATTTAAACCTACATCATAGAAAAAGTTCTTTtagcgaaaatgttatcaaaattgtgatttttcatagacttccattatgaaagtTGTAtgaggttcaaatttttcaagTCGGTCTAGTAAATAATCCAGCACCCAACTGTATGCTTTCATTTGCCAGTGTTCTTAGTATGCTCTGAAGTTTTGTAAAAtctgaatttaatcaaattctatcaTGGTAGAAAACAATTTCATACCCGAACTTGCAGAACTACCGCATGAATATTAACGTATTTAGTCAGAGTATTCATTTGAAGTGTAAGCCACTCCGATTggttaaatatcttttttttgaaaatttctctTTCGAAGAGAAAATCTTTTGTGTATTAACTTATTAACTGAAGTAACATTTCTCCTTAAAAACGATGTATAATGCAATACAGAGGCTTGATCCGAAAATGTTTCGTGTGATTTCCAAACTGGTCTATTTTCGGACGTCTTTGACAGATTTGTGTTCGAACCACTTTAGAACCTCGCACCAGTGACGCACTGCttgaacataaaacaaaacattaggGTGTTAAGACCTATCTCTTCCCTATGAACGAAAACAGATAAAAAATGTGACTACAAAATCTGTCTGTCTCTAAACAAATTTTAACCGAAAATGTTCCAGTTTTATGCATCAGATTTCAAAACATCAtatatcatttgaatatttaaagataaatcttTTAAATTCGATATGTTAAAAACACCAAGGGATTTTTCGTATCCTACAAAATGTCAGTTATTTATTGTTCTAGCTCGTTGGCATATATTTAATGTATGCTTTTAGTTTCTATCTCATCTTAACACGGAGAAGACAAAATACATAATGATAAGggctttttcttttattgttaaaTTTCTTGGCTTCCAAAATCGAAGACAcgagtttatttattttatcgtCATCGTTATAACCACGCAGACTCCCAAGAATTTTAACATGATACTATTTTAtccaatttatttcattaaatttcggattttttttcaaattaccgAAACGAACGCCCGTATTCTACTTTATTTAGTTTAGCATCGGAGGCTTTTTCACATAATTTTAAGTCATTGAAAACATGAACCAAGGATGGTTGtctttttcaaaaagttgaatgcATGTTTGCCTCGGTCAATTTTTCTTCCCTTACATACCCTTTCTGACTGGAGTGAATTAAATATGGTAGTACAGCTTTTAGACAAGTACACaaacattttaccaaaattttataatattcatttaacatagtataagtaccgcacagtactatggcgtttttatttttagcaacatgtaaataaacaatcagtacttagcaatctcttttaaaatgaaagatattgaAAGTAAgatcaatagttggcttgatggcgcagtaggttgagtggatagacATATACTCAGTAATaattttgtagtgatagtttcGATGGTTCGAAccttaactccctggggccgaaatgcgactataggcgtaatattttctacccccgtagcgtcgatatccgactatacgcgcgttatcaggactccccagaacggcgattgacgagtatagtcgcggcaccgagatcatgctgattgtgacatgtacttgttaatttttgataatcttggcaaaagcaaaattgtttttgcatactgggtattatttcttagatgttataattagtgctaattagttcccttgttaaaataagtgtttgcaattatgcggccatgtaaagacgaaatccactgtgtttcgttcatactatatttcaaaggagtaaaataatgtcgtctgccaaacatctttcttaaaataaagaaaatattcattatcatgcagctTCTGACATATTAGTTCCGTCCGATAATGATTCAGACGTTGAAATTCCATTATCagttaaatgaatggtcggaaaaagTTAAgctttagaaggctgaaatattcgtacacttacatcgagtacaatacaaactgaaaaacattaacacaacaaaacatattttataaaatacaaaaacaacgtgacatatgtttatgtagtcacgttgtttttgtattttataaaggtaaatgtaaatattacaacttaactgtctcagcgcgtgtcacaaaacgtttgtgtacatgtacaCATCAAATTTAACCAtgatcgatattcacacaaaaacgagTGTCAATTTTTAGTATGATTATTTAAATgttctttgtaaatattgtatttctatttattggattTCAATGCCTTTACATGTACAAAAGTAAGCGAACCAGaaacgttcaaatattttcaacgcaGAAGGttcgttaaaattgtgaatatttcgaagttaaaatattttctatttggatataggttacggatgaaataggatataaaaatattttttcaaactttgaagattttgtaagtttattttaatttattttaatcacccatgattccctgcatgatttcaattgactgcatgtgCGTGAGATTgtgataagatcagaaaatgttcttcgacgttaggtggtaattcttatctcgccgcagcagatatgttacgatatcggcctcagggagttaatttcatccgtatttttttttattttgcatttaagttatatactttgtgtaagtttattTTGCTCTGATTTCTAATTTATTCCCGAACGTATAAAAAATTAGATCATATTAAGAATAAAGTATATTTGAACATGATTATGTATTAAAAATGACATATAAAAGTTAGTGGAGTTAGTACTAAATTAACACACTTctgttgttttcgttgaatcgtattgaaaaaaaaaagaaattaaatacagttttcaaaatacttttttacggGTCCGGAATCGAACTCCCGATGAAAAAGTGTTAGAcggatggtctagtggtaacacgcttgactgtcaatccataGCTCCGGGGTTtaaatcccggtccaggcactgggaATTTCTGAGAttctcttgagtgtctcccacctaactacaggcctgtactggttcttcttaggaaagacggcttcgcgtgtatcggtgctatacaccgggcacgttaaagaaccagactgtctattcgcaaagagctaggctaagttagccggacacgtctgtatctaaaacgttttttctgtctgttctaggggctttattagtcgccggtaggaacaggcgactatatttgatacgctttaggattctgCCACTGGTATAGAAAAGTTAtcaaaatgtgacaatgaaaaaatgatattgtaaataaaagaaatataaggcagttaatgaaatgcttacataaaggaattaggagctgaaaactgaataagatttatattatttcaaaagatagcatttttaggaaaataggaaaaatgtataaagaacttatctCTATCCTATTCTGCCATAAATAATTAACGACTGCTAGAGGTTTCCACTGATTGGCTGAGTCTTTACCTGTGTCTACGTCACGCTGCGTGTATTTAGAATATACTACTAcgagcgaaaaaaaaatttacatgagCGCATGTAAGACAATGGAAGTAACACAGTCTAAGGGCAGATTTTGTGACTGTCTCTTGTCTGATTTTGTTTACTTTATTGTCAAACTATGGGCCTTTCATTagaagatatataatataatttgttgaaatgaTTGGATTACAAGAAAACTTTTGCATtcattgtttgaaactgtgaaaAATATTTGCCGTCGCAGATTTCCGTTCTTATTCGTGCTGATGCTGACGCTTGGGTTTCAGAACGTGGTTTAGCGtatgttttgtaaacaaagaaaaaagattaagATGGTAAGAGGGTTTTTGGGGTAACTTTCATCAAGGATGCGACGACTTTCAAGCTTTCAACGGCATGCAATGCACCACAATAGCAGCTATAGCTTTATTAACCTTTTGTTTTTCAAtccaatattcaaaatatttgccGACAGCTCTCCGGCGAcatgatgctctgcatcaaaattttacttgtctcattctgtccctctggtcagatcgctctgtgtctgtactagcagaggatgaatttcgcgccctgtgtggctgcgtctgctatatgtaaagcgcttttatcatgaaaagggcgctatataaatctggtataataacaataatattattaccacttggccaacgaggaattactatATGCAGCGTAAACGTTGAgtattgacttaaatttatgctattgttttgtttgtttacatttcaaaaggccttattactgtgcgatacctataatCAATAGTGATTGCTATTCAAACTATTCTATTTACACCCGAAACCGGACGTTCTACGTACTGCGCTAAATGggcattttacaaatattttcgtCTGCTATCTTAATATAGTATATAAACTGAACAGAAGATCAGGCTGATAGGTCAGTGGCGAACTATAAAGGTTTTAATAATATACCGGTATTACTTTAGTATACTTCATTGGTTTATATACTGTACTTTAGTGTAAAGTTTAACATTGAAATCAAATAATACCAATATTACCATTAAAGTTTACGCGTCATGAactttaacataaacatataGCTTAGGTACATGTGTGCAGTCTTATTAAAACGATTTATGTGAcgctttaaaaatttaaagaattcaTTACCTGAGAGTGCATTTAACAGTTGATTTCTGGAGTACTGCTAACACAACGGAGGAAATAACACAAGGTATTACATTTTATGTTTCGAATATGCTAAATACACATGTCAGCACATGTCAAACATATTGAAAACGGAAGTACCCATCTGGACCTAAACCTTTATGAACAGTTAGATTGAGTTGCTGTTTTATAATTGTATTTGTTGCCAGACTATTGATCATGAACTTTAaacgtacatgtatgtattgcTACAGATTTGATGAAGAATGCAATTTTCAAAGAGTAtgtaaataccattttttattcaaatagatatacatgtaagatttaaaaatacttctttgtTAAAGAGTGACTTTTAGAATATCGGTGAAATTTAATTCCACATTTAATTTACATTGTAGGGTGAACTCTTTGCTAACAGCTCAAGAGAAATGGAAGCCAGTATAGTAATGATATACATTTCCTCTCTCCTTGCTGTCGGTTACGTAAGCTATATGCATAACACTTTGATGCAGACGAAAAACACAGACGCGCTCGTGACAAGCACGTGCCCTGCAGAAATGGAACAgaaaattcatgttttagaaatTCAGGTTCAGCAGCTCCAGAAACTTCTGCAAGAACAAAACACTTCTCCGTTTACAACCATTGAAGGATTCCCTAAAGGtataaaataccatttattgAATACAATGCATTACAACCATTTAAAGGGAATGAGCTCCATATTGTGCCTTAAAGTGATCATTCTtggacaaaatataaatattagaacATGAGGTTTTGTTTCTCAGCTATCTGAATGAAACAGACACtaccgagtcgggaatcgaaccaggACTGCATCCCTTTTATGGTCCGCCTGAGTAAAAAAAATAACCCATAAAGTAACCATTTCAAATTCATTAAGATGCTTACACTTTACCTCTTTTAGGGGCCATcggagctaaaaatgtaaaaaaaaaaaactttataggAGTCCTTTTTACAACCAACGTGATAGATCGTCAACAAGCATGATCTGTTTCTTCCTCGTATGGACCTATATCAAATTTGGTCCAACGGTTCAAACTTTGTTGAGAGCATTCCTTGGCGATTCTCTCACTTTATTAAACTAGCTAGCCTCTGTTAAGGCCCATGAgagctatatataaaaaaaatcctttcaacAACTTATGAGCCGCTCAAAACTGTTCTGTAGCAGCCATGTTCCTTTCTCAATGTTGTACAGATGGGTCAGGTTTGGTACTTTAAGGGGTCGCCATAAA
The Mercenaria mercenaria strain notata unplaced genomic scaffold, MADL_Memer_1 contig_4659, whole genome shotgun sequence genome window above contains:
- the LOC128554026 gene encoding dnaJ homolog subfamily A member 1-like is translated as MQSVCSECSGKGEQINPKLRCKRCLGKKVVDDHKILEVHVDKGMKDGENIRFTGEGDQEPGLEPGDIIIVLDEKEHKTFRRNGLDLIMEMELQLVEALCGFQKTIETLDKRTLVITNLPGE